ATGACTGATGAACAGTGGGGCATGCTGCAAGGCAACCTTTTGAAAGCCGTTGGCAAAAATAACTATTCAAGCTGGATTGAGCCGCTTGATTTTGATGATGTCCGCGATGGCGTTGCCACGTTCAATGTCCCCACGACCTTCCTCGGAAACTACGTTAAGCAAAACTTTGGTGACCAGATCCTGTATCAGATGATGGGTATGGGATTAAACGTGTCCCGTGTGCACTTTACTGTTCCTGTTGGCCAATCGCCTGCCGTGTCCAATCCGGTAGAAGGCGCCGCCGCTGCAGAAGGCGCTTTTGTTGAGGTGGCCCCTCAAAAGCGCGAGGCCCCTTTTGCTGCAGCGCCACTGGATTCAAAATTTACGTTCGCAAACTTCGTCGTTGGCAAGCCCAACGAGCTCGCCCACGCAGCAGCGAAGCGCGTAGCTGAAGGCGGTCCAGTGACGTTTAACCCCCTGTTTCTGTATGGTGGTGTTGGGCTTGGTAAAACGCACTTGATGCATGCGATTGCATGGGAGCTTCAAACCTCCCGACCTGATCTAAATGTGGTCTATCTGTCCGCTGAGCAATTCATGTATCGCTTTGTTCAGGCACTGCGCGACCGTAAAATGATGGATTTCAAAGAGCTGTTTCGCTCGGTTGATGTGCTTATGGTTGATGACGTGCAGTTCATCGCGGGCAAAGACAGTACCCAGGAAGAGTTTTTCCATACGTTCAACGCGTTGGTTGACCAACGTAAGCAGATCATTATTTCTGCCGATCGCGCTCCTGGAGAAATCAAGGATCTCGAAGAGCGGATAAAAAGCCGTTTGCAGTGTGGTCTTGTGGTGGATTTGCACCCGACCGATTACGAACTGCGGCTTGGTATCCTCCAGTCCAAAGTCGAAGTGCAGCAAGCGCAATACCCCGAACTGTCTCTTGAAGCGGGTGTGCTTGAGTTCCTTGCGCATCGTATCAGTACAAATGTGCGCGTTCTTGAGGGGGCGCTGACGCGGTTGTTTGCGTTTGCATCTCTTGTTGGCCGACCCATCACTCTTGAGTTGGTGCAAGATTGCTTGGCGGACGTACTGCGGAATTCTGAGCGCAAGATTTCGGTTGAAGAGATTCAACGTAAAGTTTCTGAGCACTACAATATACGCTTGAGCGATATGATTGGGCCTAAGCGCGTGCGCACTTATGCGCGGCCTCGCCAAGTTGCGATGTATTTATGCAAACAGCTGACAAGCCGCTCACTTCCCGAGATTGGCCGCTGTTTTGGGGGCCGTGATCATACGACCATCATGTATGGGGTTCGCAAGATTGAGGATATGCGTGCTCAGGATGGGCAGCTTGCAGAGGACATTGAGATTCTGCGCCGCATATTGGAAGCTTAAGCAAGAGCAGTGGCCTAGGTGCTTGACGCCTTTGGCTTTCCAGTGGACAACACAAGAAAGAACTTGAGTTGACTGGGGGATGGGCTAATTTGTTCGTCCCGCCAGCACAGAGGAGCTAGGGATGAAGTTTAGCATAGAGCGAGCCGCACTTTTGAAAGCTGTGGCACAAGCACAGTCGGTCGTAGAGCGCCGCAATACGATCCCTATTCTGGCGAATGTGCTGATTGAGGCGCAAGACAGTGATGTACGCTTCCGCGCCACAGACCTCGATATTGAAGTGGTCGATCGCGCCGATGCACAAGTTGAGCGGGCTGGAGCGACAACTGTCTCAGCCGTACTTCTCCATGAGATTGTTCGCAAATTGCCCGATGGATCGCTTGTGACGCTCACCGACGATGGCGCCAAGGGCCGTCTCACAGTTGAGGCAGGCCGGTCTAATTTCTCGTTGGCAACATTGCCTAAAGAAGATTTCCCAGTGATGGCAACATCGGAATACAGCTCGAACTTTTCTGCGCCGGCAGTCGTGCTGCGTCGGCTTTTTGACAAGTCTAAATTTGCGATTTCCACAGAGGAAACACGCTACTATCTCAACGGCGTGTATATGCACATCTCAGATTCCGATGGTGGCAAAGTATTGCGCTGCGTGGCGACAGACGGCCACCGTCTTGCACGTATCGATGCAGAGTTGCCTTCTGGTGCCGCGGAGATGCCCGGTGTGATTGTGCCGCGTAAGACGGTTGGTGAGTTGCGTAAGCTTCTGGACGATGACGAGGCTAAAATCGCTGTTTCTGTCAGTGAAACAAAGATCCGCTTTGCAACGCCAGATATTACGCTGACATCAAAAGTTATCGATGGGACATTCCCAGATTACACGCGCGTCATTCCACAGGGTAATACCCGCAAGCTTGAAGTGGATGCTGCCGAGTTCGCCAAGGCTGTTGATCGTGTGGCCACAGTTTCATCAGAGCGTTCGCGCGCTGTGAAGCTTACGCTTGCTGAAGACAAGTTGATCTTGTCGGTCAATGCGCCTGACAGTGGTGCCGCCGAAGAGGAGCTGGCTGTGGCCTATGGCGACGAGCATCTCGAAATTGGCTTTAACGCCAAGTATTTGCTCGAAATTGCAAATCAGGTGGATCGTGAAAACGCGGTGTTTATGTTTAACTCTTCGGGTGACCCTACTTTGATGCGCGAAGGCAATGATACATCGGCTGTCTATGTCGTGATGCCAATGCGCGTTTGAGTTGTGGTGGGGTAAGCATTCATGGCTTCGCTTGCCCTGACTAAGCTTAAGCTTTCACATTTTCGCTCTCACAAGGCTGCGCAGCTTGAAGTAGATGCGCGGCCTTTGGCTATTTTTGGGGCCAACGGGGCTGGAAAAACCAATATCCTAGAAGCTGTTTCCCTTTTTTCGCCAGGGAGAGGCATGCGGCGTGCCTCAGCTAGAGATATGGCAAAGCGGCCCGAGGATATAGGCTGGAAGCTTTCTGGGCTTATAGAGCAGGATGGCCGAACCTTTGAAGTCGAAACCAGCTCTGAAGACGGCGCGGCGCGGTCTGTCCGAATTGATGATAAGGCCTCCGCCCAGACAGCACTTGGGCGGATTGCACGAGTTGTGTGGCTGATCCCGTCTATGGACCGACTTTGGATAGAAGGGGCAGATGGACGGCGCCGCTTTCTTGACCGTATGAGTATGAGTTTTTTCCCTGATCATTCAGATTTATCACTCGAATTCGAAAAGGCCATGCGTGAGCGAAACAGGCTATTGAAGGCTGAGGTCCGTGATACGCATTGGTATGCGGCTCTTGAGGCGAAGATGGCAAAGAGCGGTGCGGGTATTCACGCCAATCGGGTTGCGACGCTCGAGCGCCTTAGGGCCGCACAAGACGGCGCAGAGACGGCCTTTCCCTCCGCCGACCTTGAGTTGGTTCAGAGCGAAGGCGGCATGCCTGAAACAGTCGCTGATCTAGAGGAAGCTTTGAGCGAAAGCCGCTTTCGGGACATGGCCGCTGGCCGTGCTTTGGTTGGGCCGCATCGCTCTGATCTATATGGTGTTTTTGCAGCCAAGGGTGTGCCTGCAAAGGACTGCTCGACGGGTGAACAAAAGGCGCTTTTGATTTCTCTTATTCTCGCCAACGCTCGTGCGCTCAAGGCGGATGTGGGGGCGCCTCCTATCGTTCTTTTGGATGAGGTCGCCGCGCATCTTGATGCGAACCGACGGGCTGCGCTGTATGATGAGATCTGCGCTTTGGGGGCGCAGGCCTGGATGACTGGCACGGGGCCAGATCTTTTTGCTGAGTTGGGTGACCGAGCTCAGCATATCGAAGTGAAGGATGCCGACGGAACCTCAAGACTGGTTGCGAGCTGAGCGCTTTTTCTGCCTAATTTTATAGGCCCACTGACCACAAATGACGAGAAGTCCGATGGCGAAGACAGGCTCGAAAAGATAAGCGACATATGCGTAGTGCCCTTGCCCCAGCAAGAAGGCAAAGACAGCAACGTTCGCCGCACAGAAGAGCAACCCTTCTAGTGGCGACCAAAGGACATCATCGGCTGGCCTCTTGGGCTTGAAAGAGGAGGTATCCGAGGCGTGCGTTGTTTTGGGGCGCTGCTTTTTCATACTTTTACCGTCGCAAAAGACTACGTCAAAGAGCGGAAAACACTGTGACAAAATCACGGCTTTTGGAGCTGATTTGCGCTAAGCTATCGGCGCTTTGGCCCGCTTTGTGCTGCGCTGATCTAAGTGGCCGCGATAGCTCAAAATATAGCGGTTGGGCGTGACATTCCCCACCATAAACAGTATAAAATGACAAAATCGCAAAGGAAGCGTGTGAATGTCAGAGAACGAGCAGAAACCCGAAGAGTATGGTGCTGATTCCATTAAGGTTCTCAAGGGGTTGGAGGCTGTACGCAAACGGCCTGGGATGTATATTGGTGACACCGATGATGGCTCAGGTCTGCACCATATGGTCTATGAGGTGGTTGACAATGGCATCGACGAAGCGCTGGCCGGTCATGCGGACTATGTGAACGTCAAAATCCATGCGGATTCCTCGGTTTCCGTGAGGGATAACGGTCGTGGCGTTCCTGTTGGTATTCACGAGGAAGAGGGCGTTTCGGCGGCGGAAGTCATCATGACCCAGCTCCATGCGGGCGGGAAGTTTGACAGCAACTCCTACAAGGTTTCAGGCGGTCTTCACGGCGTCGGTGTTTCGGTTGTGAATGCACTCTCGGTCTGGCTTGAGTTGCGCGTTTGGCGTGATGGCAAAGAGCATTACGCGAAGTTTTCGCATGGCGACACTGTTGAGCACCTACGTGTTGTTGGCGATGCCAATGGTGAAACGGGGACCGAGGTACGCTTTCTTGCGTCTACTGAAACGTTTTCAAATCTTGATTTTGAATTTGCAGTTTTGGAAAAACGCTTGCGCGAACTTGCGTTTCTAAACAGTGGTGTGCGCATTATCTTGGAAGACGAGCGTCCTGCTGAGTCCCTCAAGACAGAGCTCTACTATGACGGCGGCGTAAAAGAATTCGTTAAATACCTTGACCGCTCAAAGAGTTCGGTCATGGAAGAGCCGATCTACATCATGGGTGAAAAGGACGATATCGTCGTCGAGGTTGGCATGTGGTGGAATGATAGCTACCACGAGAACGTTCTTCCTTTCACAAACAACATTCCGCAGCGCGACGGCGGCACGCATATGGCGGGCTTCAGGGGCGCGCTGACGCGGACGATCAACAACTATGCCCAATCATCCGGTATAGCTAAGAAAGAAAAGATCAACTTCACAGGTGATGATGCGCGCGAGGGTCTGACTTGCGTGCTTTCCGTCAAGGTTCCTGATCCTAAATTCTCAAGTCAGACCAAAGATAAATTGGTCAGCTCAGAAGTGCGCCCAGTTGTCGAAAGTCTGGTGGGCGACAAACTTGCCGAATGGTTTGAAGAAAACCCTCAACAAGCCAAAACGATTGTTGGCAAGATTGTTGAAGCAGCTCATGCCCGTGAGGCGGCGCGCAAGGCGCGCGAATTGACGCGGCGCAAGACGGCAATGGACGTGAATTTCCTCGCTGGAAAACTCAAGGATTGCTCGGAGAAAGACCCAAGCAAAACAGAGCTTTTCATCGTGGAAGGAGACTCCGCTGGCGGCTCTGCCCAGACTGGGCGCGACCGTGGTACACAAGCTATTTTGCCGCTTAAAGGCAAGATCCTCAACGTAGAGCGCGCGCGCTTTGACCGCATGCTTGGAAGCCAAGAGATTGGTAACCTTGTTATGGCGCTTGGAACGGGGATTGGACGCGACGAATTCAATATTGAAAAGTTGCGCTATCACAAGATCGTTTTGATGACGGATGCGGACGTGGACGGCGCGCATATTCGTACGCTTTTGTTGACGTTCTTCTATCGTCAGATGCCTGAGTTGATTGAGGGCGGGTATCTCTACATTGCACAGCCGCCGCTTTACAAAGTGGCGCGTGGGAAGTCTGAAGTCTACCTCAAGGACCAGAATGCGCTTGATGACTACCTCGTGCAGCAAGGTGTTGATGG
This genomic window from Lentibacter algarum contains:
- the dnaA gene encoding chromosomal replication initiator protein DnaA, with amino-acid sequence MTDEQWGMLQGNLLKAVGKNNYSSWIEPLDFDDVRDGVATFNVPTTFLGNYVKQNFGDQILYQMMGMGLNVSRVHFTVPVGQSPAVSNPVEGAAAAEGAFVEVAPQKREAPFAAAPLDSKFTFANFVVGKPNELAHAAAKRVAEGGPVTFNPLFLYGGVGLGKTHLMHAIAWELQTSRPDLNVVYLSAEQFMYRFVQALRDRKMMDFKELFRSVDVLMVDDVQFIAGKDSTQEEFFHTFNALVDQRKQIIISADRAPGEIKDLEERIKSRLQCGLVVDLHPTDYELRLGILQSKVEVQQAQYPELSLEAGVLEFLAHRISTNVRVLEGALTRLFAFASLVGRPITLELVQDCLADVLRNSERKISVEEIQRKVSEHYNIRLSDMIGPKRVRTYARPRQVAMYLCKQLTSRSLPEIGRCFGGRDHTTIMYGVRKIEDMRAQDGQLAEDIEILRRILEA
- the dnaN gene encoding DNA polymerase III subunit beta codes for the protein MKFSIERAALLKAVAQAQSVVERRNTIPILANVLIEAQDSDVRFRATDLDIEVVDRADAQVERAGATTVSAVLLHEIVRKLPDGSLVTLTDDGAKGRLTVEAGRSNFSLATLPKEDFPVMATSEYSSNFSAPAVVLRRLFDKSKFAISTEETRYYLNGVYMHISDSDGGKVLRCVATDGHRLARIDAELPSGAAEMPGVIVPRKTVGELRKLLDDDEAKIAVSVSETKIRFATPDITLTSKVIDGTFPDYTRVIPQGNTRKLEVDAAEFAKAVDRVATVSSERSRAVKLTLAEDKLILSVNAPDSGAAEEELAVAYGDEHLEIGFNAKYLLEIANQVDRENAVFMFNSSGDPTLMREGNDTSAVYVVMPMRV
- the recF gene encoding DNA replication/repair protein RecF, translating into MASLALTKLKLSHFRSHKAAQLEVDARPLAIFGANGAGKTNILEAVSLFSPGRGMRRASARDMAKRPEDIGWKLSGLIEQDGRTFEVETSSEDGAARSVRIDDKASAQTALGRIARVVWLIPSMDRLWIEGADGRRRFLDRMSMSFFPDHSDLSLEFEKAMRERNRLLKAEVRDTHWYAALEAKMAKSGAGIHANRVATLERLRAAQDGAETAFPSADLELVQSEGGMPETVADLEEALSESRFRDMAAGRALVGPHRSDLYGVFAAKGVPAKDCSTGEQKALLISLILANARALKADVGAPPIVLLDEVAAHLDANRRAALYDEICALGAQAWMTGTGPDLFAELGDRAQHIEVKDADGTSRLVAS
- the gyrB gene encoding DNA topoisomerase (ATP-hydrolyzing) subunit B codes for the protein MSENEQKPEEYGADSIKVLKGLEAVRKRPGMYIGDTDDGSGLHHMVYEVVDNGIDEALAGHADYVNVKIHADSSVSVRDNGRGVPVGIHEEEGVSAAEVIMTQLHAGGKFDSNSYKVSGGLHGVGVSVVNALSVWLELRVWRDGKEHYAKFSHGDTVEHLRVVGDANGETGTEVRFLASTETFSNLDFEFAVLEKRLRELAFLNSGVRIILEDERPAESLKTELYYDGGVKEFVKYLDRSKSSVMEEPIYIMGEKDDIVVEVGMWWNDSYHENVLPFTNNIPQRDGGTHMAGFRGALTRTINNYAQSSGIAKKEKINFTGDDAREGLTCVLSVKVPDPKFSSQTKDKLVSSEVRPVVESLVGDKLAEWFEENPQQAKTIVGKIVEAAHAREAARKARELTRRKTAMDVNFLAGKLKDCSEKDPSKTELFIVEGDSAGGSAQTGRDRGTQAILPLKGKILNVERARFDRMLGSQEIGNLVMALGTGIGRDEFNIEKLRYHKIVLMTDADVDGAHIRTLLLTFFYRQMPELIEGGYLYIAQPPLYKVARGKSEVYLKDQNALDDYLVQQGVDGAVLKLGDGAEMAGQDLIRVVDEARQLRRVLDAFPTHYPRHILEQAAIAGAFVPGAIEGDLQGVADMVAKRLDLIALEYEKGWHGRITQDHGIRLARILRGVEEVRTLDGPMLRSGEARRTGTLTQSLQEVYGKPAKLERKDRTQMIYGPLDLLKAILEEGERGLSLQRYKGLGEMNPSQLWETTLDPDARTFLQVKVEDMAEADDLFTKLMGDVVEPRREFIQQNALSVENLDF